The following proteins come from a genomic window of Candidatus Zixiibacteriota bacterium:
- a CDS encoding LLM class flavin-dependent oxidoreductase gives MRNLPVRWGLSLPNRGVLFGLAGIDTLLEAAALAERSGVFDSVWFGDSFLHKPRIESIVMLSAAAARTIRVRLGVICMASFPVRHPVALAIQWASLDQLSKGRTILGVCIGGGHEGEMRAFGARADERVGRLTEGIRLLRRLWNNEEVFHRGKYYTLEGCRIAPQPVQKPCPIWIAVTPDRKRVGDRGVEIAMKRVATLADGFITMAVPADELRARLELIERFAAEQGRDLGAFEVAIHGMVNINDDRRAARAESQSYFDRYYGPGYPPEELLRIWLAHGPPEECARMIQGWIEMGITTPVLRFTSPNQIGQVERFMTDVLPLLRLKSQPFR, from the coding sequence ATGCGCAACCTTCCGGTCCGATGGGGGCTCAGCCTGCCGAACCGCGGGGTCCTTTTCGGCCTCGCCGGCATCGACACGCTTCTCGAGGCGGCGGCACTCGCCGAGCGGTCCGGCGTCTTCGATTCGGTGTGGTTCGGCGACAGCTTCCTCCACAAGCCGAGAATCGAATCGATCGTCATGCTGAGCGCCGCGGCGGCGCGGACGATTCGGGTGCGGCTGGGAGTGATCTGTATGGCGAGCTTTCCGGTGCGCCATCCGGTGGCGCTCGCGATCCAGTGGGCGAGCCTCGACCAGCTTTCGAAGGGCAGGACGATTCTCGGGGTTTGCATCGGCGGCGGCCACGAAGGCGAGATGAGGGCGTTTGGCGCGCGCGCCGACGAGCGGGTCGGCAGGTTGACCGAGGGGATCCGGCTGCTTCGGCGCCTTTGGAACAACGAGGAGGTTTTTCACCGGGGCAAATACTACACCCTCGAGGGATGCCGCATCGCGCCGCAGCCGGTTCAGAAGCCCTGCCCGATCTGGATCGCGGTGACGCCGGATCGCAAACGGGTCGGCGACCGCGGCGTCGAGATCGCAATGAAGCGGGTGGCGACGCTCGCCGACGGTTTCATCACCATGGCGGTACCGGCCGACGAATTGCGCGCCCGGCTGGAGCTGATCGAAAGGTTCGCCGCCGAGCAGGGCAGGGATCTCGGCGCCTTCGAGGTCGCGATCCATGGCATGGTGAACATCAACGACGATCGCCGCGCCGCCCGCGCGGAATCGCAGAGCTATTTCGACCGCTACTACGGCCCGGGCTATCCTCCGGAGGAGCTCCTGCGGATCTGGCTGGCGCACGGGCCGCCGGAAGAGTGCGCCCGCATGATCCAGGGGTGGATCGAGATGGGAATCACCACCCCGGTGCTGCGCTTCACCTCGCCGAACCAGATCGGGCAGGTCGAGCGCTTCATGACCGACGTGCTGCCTCTGCTGCGGTTGAAGTCGCAGCCGTTTCGTTGA
- a CDS encoding UbiD family decarboxylase, which translates to MFEDLRAYLDHLETRGQLLRVKEPVDVKYEIAAGVRKTSDIGGPALLFENVKGFPGWRVLGGLFATRRLVALGLGVAENELLERYLALEEKRIPPEIARTGPVKEIRWSGDQIDLARLPVVTHAGKDCGPYITIGVQVGKDPHTGVRNLSIHRMLVLGKDRLSLWAPPDHHLGRMILMAEEQGRGLEVATAIGVEPAIVIGSQAKVPYGIDEYHIAGGLRGAPVELVRCETIDVEVPARAEIVIEGVTVPGERVADGPYGEYPGCYSEAKQAPVLKVTAITMREQPIYQTALTGMPVTENHTLIEYANAAVVYREAKKIVPEVRAVHMTPGGTFRHHAVVSIKKRSQEEGRNLILALLALGIGLKQVTVVDDDIDVANPLEVEWALSTRMQPDRDIIVVPRIACSTLDPSVPAPRVTAAWGIDATAPLADRWRFEKVEIPGVDRVKYI; encoded by the coding sequence GTGTTCGAAGACCTGAGAGCGTACCTCGATCATCTGGAAACCCGGGGGCAGCTGCTCCGGGTCAAGGAGCCGGTCGACGTCAAGTACGAAATCGCCGCCGGGGTGCGCAAGACTTCCGACATCGGCGGGCCGGCCCTGCTTTTCGAGAACGTCAAGGGGTTCCCGGGCTGGCGGGTCCTGGGCGGGCTCTTCGCCACGCGCAGGCTGGTCGCGCTGGGACTGGGCGTGGCGGAAAACGAGCTGCTCGAGCGCTACCTTGCGCTCGAGGAAAAAAGGATCCCGCCGGAAATCGCCAGGACGGGCCCGGTCAAGGAGATCCGCTGGAGCGGGGATCAGATCGACCTCGCCAGGCTTCCGGTCGTCACCCACGCGGGCAAGGATTGCGGCCCCTACATCACCATCGGCGTGCAGGTCGGCAAAGACCCGCATACCGGGGTGCGCAACCTTTCCATCCACCGCATGCTGGTCCTCGGAAAAGACCGGCTTTCGCTCTGGGCTCCCCCCGACCACCATCTCGGGCGCATGATCCTGATGGCGGAAGAACAGGGGCGCGGCCTGGAGGTGGCGACGGCGATCGGCGTCGAGCCGGCGATCGTCATCGGCTCGCAGGCCAAGGTACCCTACGGGATCGACGAGTACCATATCGCGGGCGGGCTGCGCGGCGCGCCGGTGGAGCTGGTGCGTTGCGAGACGATCGATGTCGAGGTTCCGGCGCGCGCCGAAATCGTCATCGAGGGCGTCACGGTTCCGGGGGAGCGCGTCGCCGACGGCCCCTACGGCGAATACCCGGGCTGCTACAGCGAGGCGAAGCAGGCGCCGGTGCTGAAGGTCACGGCGATCACGATGCGCGAGCAACCGATCTATCAGACCGCGCTCACGGGAATGCCGGTGACGGAGAACCACACGCTGATCGAGTACGCCAACGCGGCGGTGGTCTACCGGGAAGCGAAAAAGATCGTCCCGGAGGTGCGGGCCGTCCACATGACGCCCGGCGGGACCTTTCGCCACCACGCGGTGGTCTCGATCAAGAAGCGCAGCCAGGAAGAGGGGCGCAACCTGATTCTGGCGCTGCTGGCTCTCGGCATCGGGCTGAAGCAGGTGACGGTCGTGGACGACGACATCGACGTCGCCAATCCGCTCGAGGTCGAATGGGCGCTCAGCACGCGGATGCAGCCGGACAGGGACATCATCGTCGTTCCCCGGATCGCCTGCTCGACCCTCGATCCGTCCGTCCCGGCGCCGCGCGTTACCGCCGCGTGGGGGATCGACGCGACCGCGCCGCTTGCCGACCGCTGGCGCTTCGAGAAGGTCGAGATTCCCGGGGTGGACAGGGTGAAATATATTTGA
- a CDS encoding xanthine dehydrogenase family protein subunit M has translation MRSFDYLEPGSVEEACGLLRQHRGEARVYAGGAHLTILMKQGLYRPRVLVNIKKIAGLREIRFDAESGLVIGALVTHREIETSAVVRRHFPVLAEAEREVANIRVRNVGTVGGNLASGEPLTDLSQIFIALEGRVEIAGPGGMRAIPVEELFVDFYQTSLQEDEILTKVVLPPPPARSGVCYVRFSSSSVVDKPSVGVAVRIRLQADRDACADARVVLGCVGPVPSRARGAEALLAGKEFSQELAERAGEAASRECSPVGDLRGSEEYKRAMVRTLVRRAAAKAWEQALGAA, from the coding sequence GTGAGAAGCTTCGATTATCTGGAACCAGGCAGCGTCGAAGAAGCCTGCGGGCTGCTTCGCCAGCACCGCGGCGAAGCCAGGGTTTACGCCGGCGGCGCTCACCTCACGATCTTGATGAAGCAGGGCCTTTATCGGCCCAGGGTCTTGGTGAACATCAAAAAGATCGCCGGCCTGAGGGAGATCCGGTTCGACGCTGAGAGCGGGCTGGTGATCGGAGCGCTGGTGACGCATCGCGAAATCGAGACCTCGGCGGTCGTGCGGCGCCATTTTCCCGTGCTCGCCGAGGCCGAGAGGGAAGTCGCCAACATCCGGGTGCGTAACGTCGGGACCGTCGGAGGCAATCTCGCCTCGGGGGAGCCTCTGACCGATCTCTCCCAGATCTTCATCGCGCTGGAAGGCCGGGTCGAGATCGCGGGGCCCGGCGGGATGCGGGCGATCCCGGTCGAGGAGCTGTTCGTCGACTTCTACCAGACGAGCCTGCAAGAGGACGAGATCCTCACGAAAGTGGTGCTGCCTCCGCCGCCCGCCCGCTCGGGCGTTTGCTACGTTCGTTTTTCCAGCAGCTCGGTCGTGGACAAGCCCTCGGTGGGGGTCGCGGTCCGCATCCGGCTGCAAGCCGACCGGGACGCCTGCGCGGACGCGCGCGTGGTGCTCGGTTGCGTCGGCCCGGTTCCGTCGCGGGCGCGCGGGGCGGAGGCGCTCCTGGCCGGAAAGGAATTCAGCCAGGAGCTGGCGGAGCGGGCGGGCGAGGCCGCGTCCCGGGAATGCAGCCCCGTCGGCGATCTCCGGGGCTCCGAAGAATACAAGCGCGCCATGGTGCGCACGCTCGTCCGAAGGGCGGCGGCGAAAGCCTGGGAGCAGGCTCTCGGGGCTGCGTGA
- a CDS encoding (2Fe-2S)-binding protein, which yields MKKTIAVKVNGIERSAEVEPRTTLLELVRERFSLTGAKLGCDIQVCGACTVLLDGKAVSACSVLAVDADGGELLTIEGLAGEGGLHPLQRAFMEHGALQCGYCTPGFILTAKALLDEQPRPTDQEIRDYLAGNFCRCGCYREILQAVRSAAGR from the coding sequence ATGAAAAAGACCATCGCCGTCAAGGTGAACGGGATCGAACGGAGCGCCGAGGTCGAGCCGCGGACGACGCTGCTCGAGCTGGTGCGGGAGCGGTTCTCGCTCACCGGCGCCAAGCTGGGATGCGACATTCAGGTGTGCGGCGCCTGCACGGTGCTGCTGGACGGCAAGGCGGTGAGCGCCTGCTCGGTTCTCGCCGTCGACGCCGACGGCGGGGAGCTGCTCACGATCGAAGGGCTGGCGGGTGAAGGCGGCCTGCACCCGCTCCAGCGGGCGTTCATGGAGCACGGCGCGCTGCAGTGCGGCTACTGCACGCCGGGATTCATTCTTACGGCCAAGGCGCTGCTCGACGAGCAGCCGCGCCCGACCGATCAGGAGATTCGGGACTACCTCGCGGGAAATTTCTGCCGCTGCGGCTGCTACCGGGAGATCCTGCAGGCGGTCAGGAGCGCGGCGGGCCGGTAG
- a CDS encoding molybdopterin cofactor-binding domain-containing protein, translating to MEPPEIGKSFRRLDYETKVTGQARYLADMTVAGMCHGKILRSPLPHARIRRIDAARARSHPGVVAVLTRDDIAHDEGIEPYYGPVFKDQTIVAVEKVRHVGDPVAAVAAVSEDAAEEALGLIDVEYEELPAVLDVREALRPGAVLVHESIRIPESGFADLAEIRPVAGTNVCTHFKLEQGDVERGFAESDRIFEDVFTLPATQHAFLETHACIASVEPGGRITVWATTQNPFVVRTQLAGIFKVPVSRVRVIVPYLGGGYGGKVYPKVEPITVALALKAGRPVRVLLSREEVFYTITKHGAAIRMKTGVKNDGTLVARECEIHLDTGAYAEIGPRVAKKSGYTAAGPYRIPNLRIDSYSVYTNKPPAGAFRGFGVSQSAWAVESQMDIIAAALGIDPREIRRKNGYEEGDRFVTGETLRSIGLRPCVDAAAQAVGWDEPRQAQAGPLRRGRGLACMIKATITPSISSAVVKLNEDGSLSIYAGTVEMGQGSETVLAQIAGAELGIPLEKVQVLGVDTDVVPYDLTTSSSRSTFHMGKAVQLAARDVLAQLERAVVEEYGVPPEQVRFDGGKIRAAETVLEYADVMFKRFGMRGGTLVGRGEVRTSVKDERGEKSTSAFWFLAAGAAEVEVDVETGKVRLLKYATAVDVGRALNPLGCRQQLAGAAITGIGQALFEEIAYDNGQLVNPNLVDYVLPSLADMPAELETVCVETPHPNGPFGAKGIGESALIPVAPAVANAVFDAVGVRIKDLPIKAEKIFFALQAGEQPG from the coding sequence ATGGAACCGCCGGAAATCGGGAAAAGCTTTCGCCGTCTCGATTACGAAACCAAGGTCACGGGACAGGCCCGCTACCTGGCGGACATGACCGTGGCGGGGATGTGCCACGGGAAAATACTGCGCAGCCCCCTGCCCCACGCGCGCATCCGGCGCATCGACGCCGCGCGCGCCCGCAGCCATCCCGGGGTGGTGGCGGTGCTGACGCGCGACGATATCGCCCACGACGAGGGGATCGAGCCCTATTACGGGCCGGTCTTCAAGGATCAGACCATCGTGGCGGTGGAAAAGGTCCGCCACGTCGGCGACCCGGTGGCCGCCGTCGCCGCGGTGAGCGAGGACGCGGCCGAGGAGGCGCTCGGCCTGATCGACGTGGAGTACGAGGAGCTTCCCGCAGTGCTCGACGTCCGCGAGGCGCTGCGGCCGGGCGCCGTGCTCGTCCACGAGTCGATCCGTATTCCCGAGTCGGGGTTCGCCGATCTCGCCGAGATCCGGCCCGTGGCGGGAACCAACGTCTGCACGCACTTCAAGCTGGAGCAGGGCGACGTCGAGCGGGGCTTCGCGGAGTCGGACCGGATCTTCGAAGACGTTTTCACCCTGCCCGCCACCCAGCACGCCTTTCTGGAAACCCACGCCTGCATCGCTTCGGTGGAGCCGGGGGGCCGGATCACGGTCTGGGCGACCACGCAGAATCCGTTCGTCGTGCGCACGCAGCTGGCGGGCATCTTCAAGGTTCCGGTCTCTCGCGTCCGGGTGATCGTGCCCTATCTCGGCGGCGGCTACGGGGGCAAGGTCTATCCCAAGGTCGAGCCGATCACGGTTGCTCTGGCGCTCAAGGCGGGCCGCCCGGTGCGGGTGCTTTTGTCGCGCGAAGAGGTGTTCTACACGATCACGAAGCACGGCGCCGCCATCCGCATGAAGACGGGGGTGAAGAACGACGGAACGCTGGTGGCGCGGGAGTGCGAGATCCACCTCGATACCGGGGCCTACGCCGAGATCGGGCCTCGGGTCGCCAAGAAGTCCGGTTACACGGCGGCCGGGCCCTATCGAATTCCGAACCTGAGGATCGACTCCTACTCGGTCTACACCAACAAGCCGCCCGCCGGAGCCTTCCGGGGGTTCGGGGTCTCGCAGTCCGCCTGGGCGGTCGAGTCGCAGATGGATATCATCGCTGCGGCGCTCGGGATCGATCCCCGGGAGATCCGGCGCAAGAACGGCTACGAGGAGGGAGACCGGTTCGTGACCGGGGAAACGCTGCGGAGCATCGGGCTTCGCCCGTGCGTCGACGCGGCGGCGCAGGCGGTCGGCTGGGACGAGCCGCGCCAGGCGCAGGCGGGACCGCTGCGGCGGGGCAGGGGTCTCGCCTGCATGATCAAGGCGACAATCACCCCCTCGATCTCCTCGGCGGTCGTCAAGCTCAACGAGGACGGAAGCCTGTCGATCTACGCGGGAACGGTCGAAATGGGGCAGGGCTCGGAGACGGTTCTGGCGCAGATCGCGGGGGCGGAGCTGGGAATTCCGCTCGAGAAGGTCCAGGTGCTCGGCGTCGATACCGACGTGGTGCCCTATGACCTCACCACCTCGTCGAGCCGCTCGACATTCCACATGGGAAAGGCGGTGCAGCTCGCGGCCCGGGACGTTCTCGCCCAGCTTGAGCGCGCGGTGGTGGAGGAATACGGCGTCCCGCCGGAGCAGGTCCGCTTCGACGGCGGAAAGATCCGGGCCGCGGAGACCGTGCTCGAGTACGCCGACGTGATGTTCAAGCGCTTCGGCATGCGCGGCGGGACGCTCGTCGGGCGGGGCGAGGTCAGGACCTCGGTCAAGGACGAGCGCGGCGAAAAGAGCACCTCCGCATTCTGGTTCCTGGCGGCCGGCGCCGCGGAGGTCGAGGTGGACGTGGAGACCGGAAAGGTGCGGCTGCTCAAGTACGCCACCGCGGTCGACGTGGGCAGGGCGCTCAATCCGCTCGGCTGCCGCCAGCAGCTTGCGGGAGCCGCGATCACCGGCATCGGCCAGGCGCTGTTCGAGGAGATCGCCTACGATAACGGCCAGCTCGTCAATCCGAATCTGGTCGACTACGTGCTGCCGTCGCTCGCGGACATGCCCGCGGAACTGGAAACGGTCTGCGTCGAGACGCCGCATCCCAACGGGCCGTTCGGCGCGAAAGGCATCGGGGAAAGCGCTCTGATTCCGGTCGCTCCGGCGGTGGCCAACGCGGTCTTCGACGCCGTCGGGGTGCGCATCAAGGATCTGCCGATCAAAGCGGAGAAGATCTTCTTCGCCCTGCAGGCGGGTGAGCAGCCGGGGTAA
- a CDS encoding tetratricopeptide repeat protein gives MRRTSVNLATARLNTAAAAACFFFAAWLAGCNSEILEKQAEQIRQQEIEIARQREEIQKLLAAQEAEERKRRDCSRAFTDYFEKAQAAADRDKAIALYREGLALCPDDEVAHYELGRTLAEAGRYREAEKELEAALRINPGFTDARRQLDAVRGSR, from the coding sequence ATGAGGAGGACCTCGGTCAACCTGGCGACGGCCCGGCTGAACACGGCCGCGGCGGCCGCTTGCTTTTTTTTCGCGGCCTGGCTGGCGGGCTGCAACTCCGAGATTCTCGAAAAGCAGGCGGAGCAGATCCGACAGCAGGAGATCGAGATCGCCCGGCAGCGCGAAGAGATTCAAAAACTGCTCGCAGCGCAGGAGGCCGAGGAGCGGAAGAGGCGCGACTGCTCGCGCGCGTTCACCGACTATTTCGAAAAGGCGCAGGCGGCCGCCGATCGCGACAAGGCGATCGCCCTTTACCGCGAGGGTTTGGCGCTCTGCCCCGATGACGAGGTGGCGCACTACGAGCTGGGCAGGACACTGGCCGAAGCGGGCCGCTATCGGGAAGCAGAAAAAGAGCTGGAGGCGGCCCTCAGGATCAATCCCGGCTTCACCGACGCGAGAAGGCAGCTGGACGCCGTGAGGGGCAGCCGCTAG
- a CDS encoding cyclase family protein — translation MRLAVVVALGCLLSAATARAIDERKIVDLTYGFGEKTLHWPTAKPFRLERVAEGRTPQGFWYASYDYSGSEHAGTHLDAPFHFAEGRWTTGQIPLGRLIGPGAVLDVRAKTEKDPDYLVTAADVRSWEKRHGRLPEGAILLIRTGWGRYWGDRERYFGSKEPGDAAGLHFPGLGREAAELLVRERRIKAVGIDTPSIDHGPSRDFAVHRVLGQANVPIFENVASLERLPARGATIFAIPMKIEGGSGAPLRIFAVLP, via the coding sequence ATGAGACTGGCGGTCGTTGTCGCGCTCGGGTGCTTGTTGTCGGCGGCCACGGCTCGCGCGATCGACGAGCGCAAAATCGTCGATCTCACGTACGGCTTCGGCGAGAAGACACTGCACTGGCCGACGGCGAAGCCGTTCAGGCTGGAGCGGGTAGCGGAGGGGCGCACGCCGCAGGGGTTCTGGTACGCCTCCTACGACTACTCCGGCTCGGAGCACGCCGGGACGCACCTCGATGCGCCGTTTCACTTCGCGGAGGGGCGATGGACGACCGGGCAGATCCCGCTGGGGAGGCTGATCGGGCCGGGCGCCGTGCTCGATGTGCGGGCCAAGACCGAAAAGGACCCGGACTACCTCGTGACCGCAGCCGACGTTCGTTCCTGGGAAAAGCGACACGGCCGCCTGCCTGAAGGAGCGATCCTGTTGATCCGGACGGGCTGGGGGCGGTATTGGGGCGACCGCGAGCGCTACTTCGGATCGAAGGAGCCGGGAGACGCCGCGGGGCTTCATTTTCCGGGACTCGGCAGGGAAGCGGCCGAGCTTCTCGTGCGCGAACGGAGGATCAAAGCGGTGGGGATCGACACGCCGAGCATCGATCACGGCCCCTCGCGCGATTTCGCCGTTCATCGAGTCCTCGGTCAGGCCAACGTTCCGATCTTCGAAAACGTGGCGTCGCTGGAGCGGCTCCCCGCGCGAGGCGCGACCATTTTCGCCATCCCCATGAAGATCGAAGGAGGGAGCGGCGCCCCGCTCAGGATCTTCGCCGTGCTGCCGTGA
- a CDS encoding TolC family protein, which yields MDLSRQAQPAGVLTLDEALQIAYDHHPAIKAARERIAAQEAVLGQQLAAYYPTLSLSNQYETSQGATESRATESYASLGNLSMTLYNFGKREGAVQAARETRAATLHNYRTAVDSVVFGVKQAYFNYLGLRAIVRVREETVRSRELLVRQARGFYDVGTRPRIDVVRAESNLYNAQADLITAQNAVKVAWVTLKNALGVRELAERPLVEDVTMTPIPFTLEQARELAYASRPELKSFEAQRRAQDQNLATARRGHLPDLVFDASYGRRHSSDNGRNTFPLQPAWSVQLSFNIPIFDGFRTTYRVEETLRNYHVIVSQEEQQKQQVALEVEQSYLRLVELAERIKANEAAALAAKENLDLANGRYQVGVGSIIEVTDAQTLYTDAQTNYVRTLYEYKIAEAQLARAIGQ from the coding sequence ATGGATTTGTCCAGGCAGGCGCAGCCCGCCGGCGTGTTGACGCTCGACGAGGCGCTGCAGATCGCCTACGACCACCATCCGGCGATCAAGGCGGCGCGCGAGCGTATCGCGGCACAGGAGGCGGTCCTCGGCCAGCAGCTGGCCGCTTACTACCCGACGCTCAGCCTGAGCAACCAGTACGAAACCAGCCAGGGCGCCACGGAGTCTCGCGCCACCGAGTCGTACGCCAGCCTCGGCAATCTCAGCATGACGCTCTACAATTTCGGCAAGCGCGAGGGGGCGGTGCAGGCGGCGCGCGAAACGCGCGCGGCGACGCTGCACAACTACCGCACGGCCGTCGACAGCGTGGTTTTCGGGGTGAAGCAGGCCTATTTCAACTATCTTGGCTTGCGCGCCATCGTCCGCGTGCGCGAAGAGACCGTCAGGAGCCGGGAATTGCTGGTGCGCCAGGCGCGCGGCTTTTACGACGTGGGGACGCGTCCCCGGATCGACGTCGTGCGCGCGGAGTCCAACCTGTACAACGCCCAGGCGGACCTGATCACGGCGCAAAACGCGGTCAAGGTCGCCTGGGTGACGCTCAAGAACGCGCTGGGCGTGCGCGAGCTGGCGGAGCGGCCGCTCGTGGAGGACGTGACCATGACGCCGATCCCGTTCACGCTCGAGCAGGCCCGGGAGCTCGCCTATGCCTCGCGCCCGGAGCTGAAAAGCTTCGAAGCCCAGCGGCGCGCTCAGGACCAGAACCTCGCGACCGCGCGCCGCGGCCACCTTCCGGATCTCGTTTTCGACGCGAGCTACGGTCGCAGGCATTCGAGCGACAACGGCAGGAACACGTTTCCCCTGCAGCCCGCGTGGTCGGTTCAGCTGAGCTTCAACATTCCGATCTTCGACGGCTTTCGCACGACGTACCGCGTCGAGGAAACGCTGCGCAACTATCACGTGATCGTCTCGCAGGAGGAGCAGCAAAAACAGCAAGTTGCTCTGGAAGTCGAGCAGAGCTATCTTAGACTCGTCGAGCTGGCGGAGCGGATCAAGGCGAACGAGGCGGCGGCGCTGGCGGCCAAGGAAAACCTGGATCTGGCCAACGGCCGCTACCAGGTCGGGGTCGGCTCGATCATCGAGGTGACCGACGCGCAGACGCTTTACACCGACGCCCAGACGAACTATGTTCGGACGCTCTATGAATACAAGATCGCCGAAGCCCAGCTCGCTCGAGCCATCGGCCAGTAA
- a CDS encoding efflux RND transporter periplasmic adaptor subunit: MRRSLWIAALLLVVGGFAGFQQFSGWSLTKSQPRSGNQDGAPGRRGSGARSREAIPVLAAIAVRKPVPVQIRAVGNVEAYATVAVKSQVTGVLTKAHFTEGQSVRKGQLLFVIDPRPFEAALKQAEAALARDMAQLHNAREQARRYAELVKKQYVSQEQYDQIRANADAAEAVVQADQAAVENAKVQLSYCYIYAPIDGQLGSLLVHEGNLVRVNDGTPLVIINQVAPVNVTFSVPEQHLIPIRRGMAAGKLAVEARFPADGGRPERGVLVFVDNAVDRTTGTVKLKAEFKNAERRLWPGQFVDVALILGIESDAIVLPSEAIQAGPEGQHVFVIKPDKTVEVRRVTVERTQEGESVIGEGVRAGETVVREGQFLLGPGSRVEIKTLTGGRGGARGEQGNPS; the protein is encoded by the coding sequence ATGAGGCGGTCTCTCTGGATCGCGGCGCTGCTTCTCGTGGTCGGCGGCTTTGCCGGGTTCCAGCAGTTTTCGGGCTGGTCGCTGACCAAATCCCAGCCCAGGAGCGGAAACCAGGACGGGGCCCCCGGAAGGCGGGGTTCCGGGGCGCGCTCGCGGGAAGCGATCCCGGTTCTGGCCGCCATCGCGGTCCGCAAGCCGGTGCCGGTTCAGATCCGGGCCGTCGGCAACGTCGAAGCGTACGCCACCGTCGCCGTCAAGAGCCAGGTGACCGGCGTCCTCACCAAGGCGCATTTCACGGAGGGGCAAAGCGTCCGGAAAGGACAGTTGCTGTTCGTGATCGATCCCCGCCCCTTCGAGGCCGCCCTCAAGCAGGCGGAAGCGGCGCTGGCGCGCGATATGGCCCAGCTGCACAACGCCCGCGAGCAGGCGCGGCGATATGCCGAGCTGGTAAAAAAGCAGTACGTCTCCCAGGAACAATACGATCAGATCCGCGCCAACGCGGACGCCGCGGAGGCGGTCGTGCAGGCGGACCAGGCCGCGGTCGAGAACGCCAAAGTCCAGCTCAGCTACTGCTACATCTACGCGCCGATCGACGGGCAGCTCGGCAGTCTCCTGGTCCACGAGGGCAATCTGGTCCGCGTCAACGACGGGACCCCGCTGGTCATCATCAATCAGGTGGCGCCGGTGAACGTGACGTTTTCCGTTCCCGAGCAGCACCTGATCCCGATCCGCCGCGGCATGGCGGCGGGGAAACTCGCGGTGGAGGCCCGGTTTCCGGCGGACGGCGGGAGGCCGGAACGGGGAGTGCTGGTGTTCGTGGACAACGCGGTCGACCGCACGACCGGCACGGTCAAGCTCAAGGCCGAGTTCAAGAACGCCGAGCGGCGGCTCTGGCCCGGCCAGTTCGTCGACGTCGCGCTCATCCTCGGTATCGAGAGTGACGCGATCGTGCTGCCGTCCGAAGCGATTCAGGCGGGGCCGGAAGGGCAGCACGTCTTCGTCATCAAGCCGGACAAGACCGTCGAGGTCCGGCGCGTGACCGTCGAGCGTACTCAGGAGGGCGAGTCGGTGATCGGGGAGGGGGTGCGGGCCGGAGAGACGGTGGTCCGCGAAGGACAATTTCTCCTCGGTCCCGGATCGCGGGTGGAGATCAAGACGCTGACGGGCGGGCGGGGCGGCGCCAGGGGGGAGCAGGGCAACCCATCGTGA